In Hamadaea flava, a genomic segment contains:
- a CDS encoding aldo/keto reductase — translation MQVELGRTGLTVTRLGLGLAPIGGLYADVSEHQARQTVDRAWDRGIRLFDTAPFYGYGRSELRSGEALRDRGAHVLSTKVGRVLERQDDGDTDPDVWVGVDPTVRPVFDFSAAGVRRSFEDSLRRLGRDRMDVVHLHDPDDHLEQAVAEAYPELVRLRDEGLITAIGAGANSVEVLAYLVERVDLDVVLMAGRYTLLDRSGTDLLDRAADRGVAVIAAGVFNSGILADPQPGSTFNYAAADEELLNRALRLKRLAEEHGVPLRAAAVQFPLRHPAIAAVLVGLRSPEEVDDAADMIEAAVPDELWAVIA, via the coding sequence ATGCAGGTGGAGCTGGGCCGGACCGGCCTGACGGTCACCCGGCTGGGGCTCGGGCTGGCACCGATCGGCGGGCTCTACGCCGACGTCAGTGAACACCAGGCGCGCCAAACCGTCGACCGGGCCTGGGACCGGGGCATACGCCTCTTCGACACCGCGCCGTTCTACGGCTACGGCCGCAGCGAACTCCGATCCGGCGAGGCGCTGCGCGATCGGGGCGCCCACGTGCTGTCGACCAAGGTCGGCCGGGTGCTCGAACGGCAGGACGACGGCGACACCGATCCGGACGTCTGGGTGGGCGTCGACCCGACGGTGCGGCCCGTCTTCGACTTCTCGGCCGCGGGCGTACGCCGATCGTTCGAGGACAGCCTGCGCCGGCTCGGCCGCGACCGGATGGACGTCGTGCACCTTCACGATCCCGACGACCACCTCGAACAGGCCGTCGCCGAGGCGTACCCGGAACTGGTCCGGCTGCGCGACGAAGGGCTCATCACCGCGATCGGGGCCGGCGCCAACAGCGTGGAGGTGCTGGCGTACCTGGTCGAGCGGGTCGATCTCGACGTGGTGCTGATGGCTGGTCGCTACACGCTGCTCGACCGCAGCGGCACGGATCTGCTCGACCGTGCGGCCGATCGCGGGGTCGCCGTCATCGCGGCGGGCGTGTTCAACTCCGGCATCCTCGCCGATCCCCAGCCGGGCTCGACCTTCAACTACGCGGCCGCCGACGAGGAACTGCTGAACCGGGCGCTGCGCCTGAAGCGGCTCGCCGAGGAGCACGGCGTACCGCTGCGGGCGGCGGCCGTGCAGTTCCCGTTGCGCCATCCAGCCATCGCGGCTGTCCTGGTCGGACTGCGCTCGCCGGAGGAGGTCGACGACGCCGCCGACATGATCGAGGCGGCCGTCCCGGACGAGCTGTGGGCGGTGATCGCGTGA
- a CDS encoding glycoside hydrolase family 3 protein, giving the protein MPAMRRNAAAILILCALALAACGTAPATPESSPSPTTLAGQVARLSDEDLAGQVLMPYAYGQDATKVSAGAAKANQKLAGVTTPAELVTKLRLGGVILVGFEAGDPTAQDTANIDDPAQVRKFTAGLQAAAAKLPAGTPLLIGTDQEYGVVTRVKSGVTLLPSAMALGAANQPELTEAAWRTAGTELAAMGINVDFAPDADVQGASSVIGSRSFGSDSKLVAEQAAAAVRGLQAAGVAATLKHFPGHGRPAADSHGDLPQLQQTRQELTEIDLPPFQAGIAAGVQLVMSGHLDVRSIDPGMPASFSAKVLEGVLRQQLGFDGVVVTDALNMAPAERWPAGEAAVRALQAGNDLLLMPPDPVAAYNGILTALKNGKLSRDRLRASVTRILTLKRAVTDDDQPGLDVLAGQAHQSAVAAAASAAVTQLRGACGAPLVTGAVSVTAAKGRDASRDRLVKALQAQGVRVEQSTPPADAKVVHLVGYGDTAGDLNPKATITVAMDTPYVLTKSASPVLLATYSSSPLSLEALAKVLAGKAKAEGRSPVAVNGLPKSSCS; this is encoded by the coding sequence ATGCCCGCCATGCGGCGGAATGCAGCAGCGATTCTGATCTTGTGCGCGCTGGCCCTGGCTGCCTGTGGCACGGCCCCGGCGACCCCCGAGAGCTCACCCAGTCCGACGACGCTCGCCGGGCAGGTCGCCCGGCTCAGTGACGAAGACCTCGCCGGTCAAGTGCTGATGCCGTACGCGTACGGCCAGGACGCGACGAAGGTGTCGGCCGGGGCGGCCAAGGCGAACCAGAAGCTGGCCGGCGTCACCACGCCGGCCGAGCTGGTGACGAAGCTGCGCCTCGGCGGAGTGATCCTGGTCGGCTTCGAGGCCGGGGATCCCACCGCGCAGGACACCGCCAACATCGACGATCCGGCGCAGGTCCGGAAGTTCACGGCGGGGTTGCAGGCCGCGGCGGCGAAGCTGCCCGCCGGGACGCCGCTGCTCATCGGCACGGATCAGGAGTACGGCGTGGTCACCCGGGTCAAGTCCGGCGTCACGCTGCTGCCGAGCGCGATGGCGCTGGGTGCGGCGAACCAGCCGGAGCTGACCGAGGCGGCGTGGCGTACGGCCGGAACCGAGCTGGCCGCGATGGGGATCAACGTCGACTTCGCGCCGGACGCGGACGTGCAGGGCGCGTCCTCGGTCATCGGCTCCAGGTCCTTCGGGTCCGACTCCAAGCTGGTCGCCGAGCAGGCCGCCGCCGCCGTTCGCGGGCTCCAGGCCGCCGGGGTGGCCGCGACCCTCAAGCACTTCCCCGGGCACGGCCGCCCGGCGGCGGACAGCCACGGCGACCTGCCGCAGCTCCAGCAGACCCGGCAGGAGCTGACCGAGATCGACCTGCCGCCGTTCCAGGCCGGCATCGCGGCCGGCGTCCAGCTGGTCATGTCCGGTCATCTCGACGTGCGCTCGATCGACCCGGGGATGCCCGCGAGCTTCTCGGCCAAGGTGCTGGAGGGCGTACTGCGGCAGCAGCTCGGCTTCGACGGCGTGGTGGTCACCGACGCGCTGAACATGGCCCCGGCCGAGCGCTGGCCCGCCGGGGAGGCCGCAGTCCGGGCCCTCCAGGCCGGCAACGACCTGCTGCTCATGCCGCCCGACCCCGTGGCCGCGTACAACGGGATCTTGACGGCCTTGAAGAACGGCAAGCTGTCGCGGGACCGCCTGCGCGCCTCGGTGACCCGCATCCTCACCCTCAAGCGCGCCGTGACCGACGACGACCAGCCGGGCCTGGACGTGCTCGCGGGCCAGGCGCACCAGAGCGCGGTGGCGGCGGCCGCGAGCGCCGCGGTGACCCAGCTGCGCGGCGCGTGTGGCGCGCCGCTGGTCACGGGCGCGGTCAGCGTGACGGCGGCGAAGGGCCGCGACGCCAGTCGGGATCGTCTGGTGAAGGCCCTGCAAGCCCAAGGGGTACGCGTAGAGCAGAGCACGCCGCCGGCGGATGCGAAGGTGGTGCACCTCGTCGGCTACGGCGACACGGCCGGGGATCTGAATCCGAAGGCGACGATCACGGTCGCCATGGACACGCCGTACGTGCTGACGAAGTCGGCGTCCCCGGTGCTGCTGGCGACCTACTCGTCCAGCCCGTTGTCGCTGGAGGCGCTGGCGAAGGTGCTCGCGGGGAAGGCGAAAGCGGAAGGCCGCTCACCGGTCGCGGTGAACGGCCTTCCGAAGAGTTCCTGCAGCTGA
- a CDS encoding acyl carrier protein encodes MTREEITSGLAEILEEVAGVNPDDVSEEKSFTEDLDVDSLSMVEVVVAAEEKFGVKIPDDEVQNLKTVGDAVAYILKG; translated from the coding sequence ATGACCCGCGAAGAGATCACCTCCGGCCTCGCCGAGATCCTCGAAGAGGTCGCCGGGGTGAACCCCGACGACGTCTCGGAGGAGAAGTCGTTCACCGAGGACCTGGACGTCGACTCGCTGTCGATGGTCGAGGTCGTCGTCGCGGCCGAGGAGAAGTTCGGCGTGAAGATCCCGGACGACGAGGTGCAGAACCTCAAGACCGTCGGCGACGCCGTCGCCTACATCCTGAAGGGCTGA
- the gltX gene encoding glutamate--tRNA ligase: MTVRVRFAPSPTGIFHVGGARSALQNWIYAKQHEGAFVLRIEDTDAARNRPEWTEGILNALDWIGIERGTYEGPYFQSSYADEHVKAATRLYDAGRAYYCDCTRDQVQARTGNQYSGYDGYCRDRALGPGEGRALRFLTPDEGETVVVDLIRGEPTFENKLIEDFVIARGDGSPVFLLANVVDDLTMGITHVIRAEEHLPNTPKQQMLWEALGHIPPVWAHVPIVVNEKRQKLSKRRDKVALEMYRDEGYLAATMRNYLMLLGWAPSGDREIVPWSVIEGEFRLEDVNPSPAFFDEKKLRAFNGEYIRALSVEDFVQACLPWLTGPFLTTEEKAERGYGITAPPWDFNAFDLAVFAQVAPLAQTRIAVLAEIVEYVDFLFLDEPVVDEGARAKAAKDAAILPAVIEAYEGLADWSAEPLKETLIAVGEAAGLKLGKAQAPVRVAVTGRTVGLPLFESLEVLGKEKTLARLRQATATLL; this comes from the coding sequence GTGACGGTTCGTGTGCGCTTCGCCCCTTCTCCCACCGGTATCTTCCACGTCGGCGGGGCCCGATCGGCCCTGCAGAACTGGATCTACGCCAAGCAGCACGAGGGTGCGTTCGTCCTGCGGATCGAGGACACCGACGCGGCGCGCAACCGGCCGGAGTGGACCGAGGGCATCCTCAACGCCCTGGACTGGATCGGCATCGAGCGCGGCACCTACGAGGGCCCCTACTTCCAGTCCTCCTACGCCGACGAGCACGTGAAGGCCGCGACGCGGCTCTACGACGCCGGCCGCGCGTACTACTGCGACTGCACCCGCGACCAGGTCCAGGCGCGGACGGGCAACCAGTACTCCGGCTACGACGGCTACTGCCGCGACCGGGCGCTGGGCCCGGGCGAGGGCCGCGCGCTGCGCTTCCTCACCCCGGACGAGGGCGAGACGGTCGTCGTCGACCTGATCCGCGGCGAGCCGACCTTCGAGAACAAGCTCATCGAGGACTTCGTGATCGCCCGGGGCGACGGCTCGCCGGTGTTCCTGCTCGCCAACGTGGTCGACGACCTGACCATGGGGATCACCCACGTGATCCGCGCGGAGGAGCACCTGCCCAACACGCCCAAGCAGCAGATGCTGTGGGAGGCGCTCGGGCACATCCCGCCGGTCTGGGCGCACGTGCCGATCGTGGTCAACGAGAAGCGGCAGAAGCTGTCCAAGCGCCGCGACAAGGTCGCGCTGGAGATGTACCGCGACGAGGGCTACCTCGCCGCCACCATGCGCAACTACCTCATGCTCCTGGGCTGGGCGCCGTCCGGCGACCGGGAGATCGTGCCGTGGTCGGTGATCGAGGGCGAGTTCCGGCTCGAGGACGTCAACCCGTCGCCGGCGTTCTTCGACGAGAAGAAGCTGCGCGCGTTCAACGGCGAGTACATCCGCGCACTGTCCGTCGAGGACTTCGTCCAGGCCTGCCTGCCCTGGCTGACCGGCCCGTTCCTCACGACCGAGGAGAAGGCCGAGCGGGGATACGGGATCACCGCGCCGCCGTGGGACTTCAACGCCTTCGACTTGGCCGTCTTCGCCCAGGTCGCCCCGCTGGCGCAGACGCGGATCGCGGTGCTCGCCGAGATCGTGGAGTACGTCGACTTCCTCTTCCTCGACGAGCCCGTCGTCGACGAGGGCGCGCGGGCCAAGGCAGCCAAGGACGCCGCGATCCTGCCGGCCGTCATCGAGGCGTACGAGGGACTGGCGGACTGGTCGGCCGAGCCGCTGAAGGAGACGCTGATCGCCGTCGGCGAGGCCGCCGGGCTCAAGCTCGGCAAGGCGCAGGCACCGGTACGCGTAGCGGTCACCGGGCGTACGGTCGGCCTGCCGCTCTTCGAGTCCCTTGAGGTGCTCGGCAAGGAGAAGACGCTGGCCCGGCTACGGCAGGCGACCGCTACTCTCCTCTGA
- the fabF gene encoding beta-ketoacyl-ACP synthase II gives MSRRDVVVTGLGVTSPLGGDVATTWDAMLAGKSGVSALTDDWAEQLPVRIAAKVAVDPSEVLDRVRMRRLDRSEALALIAADQAWKDSGLGDSGLDPERLAVVVGSGIGGAQTLLAQDDILEASGPRRVSPHTVPMLMPNGPAAYVGLEYRAKAGVHAPTSACATGAEAIAWGLDIIRSGRADVVIAGGTEAVIHPLPIAGFASMRAMSTRNDDPERASRPWDKARDGFVLGEGAGIVVLESAEHAAARGARVHAVLAGAGLTSDGFDIVQPHPESEGGARAIRAALRSADLDPSEVKHVNAHATSTPVGDMAEIVGIRRIIGDHPVLTATKSMTGHLLGAAGAVETIATILAVRESIIPPTINLDDPDDGLTLEVAAHKPRSLDIPAALNNSFGFGGHNVALIFTRA, from the coding sequence TTGTCTCGTCGTGACGTAGTCGTCACCGGGCTCGGTGTCACGTCCCCGCTCGGCGGGGACGTGGCCACCACCTGGGACGCCATGCTCGCCGGCAAGTCCGGGGTCAGCGCGCTGACCGACGACTGGGCCGAGCAGCTGCCCGTGCGGATCGCGGCGAAGGTTGCCGTCGACCCCTCGGAGGTGCTCGACCGGGTCCGCATGCGCCGGCTGGACCGGTCGGAGGCGCTCGCGTTGATCGCCGCCGACCAGGCCTGGAAGGACTCCGGGCTGGGCGATTCGGGGCTGGACCCCGAGCGGCTGGCAGTGGTGGTCGGCTCCGGCATCGGCGGGGCACAGACCCTGCTGGCCCAGGACGACATCCTGGAGGCGTCCGGTCCGCGGCGGGTCAGCCCGCACACGGTCCCGATGCTGATGCCCAACGGTCCCGCCGCCTACGTCGGCCTGGAGTACAGGGCGAAGGCCGGCGTACACGCGCCGACGAGCGCCTGTGCGACCGGGGCCGAGGCGATCGCCTGGGGCCTGGACATCATCCGCTCCGGCCGGGCCGACGTCGTCATCGCCGGCGGCACCGAGGCGGTCATCCACCCGCTGCCGATCGCCGGGTTCGCCTCGATGCGGGCCATGTCGACCCGCAACGACGATCCCGAGCGCGCGTCCCGCCCGTGGGACAAGGCCCGGGACGGCTTCGTCCTCGGTGAGGGCGCGGGCATCGTGGTCCTGGAGTCGGCCGAGCACGCCGCCGCGCGCGGCGCGCGGGTGCACGCCGTACTCGCCGGGGCCGGGCTCACCTCGGACGGCTTCGACATCGTCCAGCCGCACCCGGAGAGCGAGGGCGGCGCCCGGGCCATCCGTGCGGCGCTCCGCAGCGCCGACCTCGACCCGAGTGAGGTCAAGCACGTCAACGCGCACGCCACGTCCACCCCGGTGGGCGACATGGCGGAGATCGTGGGCATCCGCCGGATCATCGGCGATCACCCCGTGCTGACCGCCACCAAGTCGATGACCGGTCACCTGCTCGGCGCGGCCGGCGCGGTGGAGACCATCGCGACGATCCTGGCCGTACGCGAGTCGATCATCCCGCCGACGATCAACCTCGACGACCCGGACGACGGCCTCACGCTCGAGGTCGCCGCCCACAAGCCGCGGTCGCTGGACATCCCGGCGGCGCTGAACAACTCGTTCGGCTTCGGCGGCCACAACGTGGCGCTGATCTTCACGCGCGCGTAG
- a CDS encoding DedA family protein, with translation MEHAQEWLSAFPPLVIYLLVGLVIGAESMGIPLPGEITLISAALLTASGTGDPWLVGLAAAVGAIVGDSLGYAIGRRGGRPLLERVGRRFPKHFGPAHLARAEQMFGRWGVWAVFFGRFIALLRILAGPLAGALRVPYGRFLVANASGGIVWAFGTALLVYHLGAVVERWMKGLSWVGLAVAVLIGVGTTLWLKRRARRAMADVVETEPEPQTADA, from the coding sequence ATGGAACACGCGCAGGAATGGCTCTCGGCCTTCCCGCCGCTCGTCATCTACCTCCTGGTAGGACTCGTCATCGGCGCGGAGAGCATGGGCATCCCGCTGCCCGGGGAGATCACCCTGATCAGCGCGGCCCTGCTGACCGCGAGCGGCACCGGCGATCCCTGGCTCGTCGGCCTGGCCGCCGCCGTCGGCGCGATCGTGGGCGACTCGCTGGGGTACGCCATCGGCCGCCGCGGCGGCCGTCCGCTCCTCGAACGGGTGGGCCGGCGATTCCCCAAGCACTTCGGCCCGGCACACCTGGCTCGGGCGGAGCAGATGTTCGGCCGCTGGGGCGTGTGGGCGGTCTTCTTCGGGCGGTTCATCGCCCTGCTGCGCATCCTGGCCGGTCCCCTCGCCGGGGCGTTGCGGGTGCCCTACGGGCGGTTCCTGGTCGCCAACGCGTCCGGCGGGATCGTCTGGGCGTTCGGCACCGCCCTGCTGGTCTACCACCTCGGCGCGGTCGTCGAGCGGTGGATGAAGGGCCTTTCCTGGGTAGGTCTCGCAGTGGCGGTCCTGATCGGGGTCGGCACCACGCTCTGGCTCAAGCGCCGCGCCCGCAGGGCGATGGCCGACGTGGTCGAGACCGAGCCCGAGCCGCAGACCGCCGACGCGTAG
- a CDS encoding DUF3145 domain-containing protein → MPTRGVVYVHSTPLAVCAHVEWAIARVLAAPVSLEWTLQPVDPGARRAECGWTGRPGTGGELAAELRQWNMLRFEVTEEPSPGMDGERYMHVPGRGLHRATIGAAGDAQLGEDQLRSIMTQARTPEALSLALDRALGTAWDAELEPYRWAGDGAPFTLLTQRAG, encoded by the coding sequence GTGCCCACGCGAGGCGTCGTTTACGTCCACTCGACCCCGCTCGCCGTGTGTGCTCACGTCGAGTGGGCGATAGCTCGTGTCCTGGCCGCCCCGGTAAGTCTGGAATGGACGCTGCAGCCCGTCGACCCCGGGGCGCGGCGCGCCGAGTGCGGGTGGACCGGGCGTCCCGGCACGGGTGGCGAACTGGCCGCTGAGCTGCGGCAATGGAACATGCTCCGGTTCGAGGTGACCGAGGAGCCCAGCCCCGGCATGGACGGCGAGCGATACATGCACGTCCCCGGGCGTGGCCTGCACCGCGCCACCATCGGCGCGGCCGGCGATGCCCAGCTCGGCGAGGACCAGCTGCGCTCGATCATGACCCAGGCGCGTACGCCGGAAGCCCTCTCGCTGGCGCTGGACCGAGCGCTCGGCACCGCCTGGGACGCCGAACTGGAGCCCTACCGCTGGGCCGGCGACGGGGCCCCGTTCACGCTGCTCACACAGAGGGCGGGCTGA
- a CDS encoding GntR family transcriptional regulator, whose product MGGRTLSDEVYEAVKAMIMDHVIPPGGRVTIDAVSRQLDVSPTPVREALARLESDGLVVKRPMAGYTTAPLLTPAEFEQLFEVRTLLECAAAARAARFGDPAVEFPRMPAPTTDPGYAGHAAFTSADAAFHDAVAVASGNPVLRESIVRLHAHLHVHRVAFPGVGSTEREHDAIVEAIRARDPEAAEAAMRTHLDAARERHREAR is encoded by the coding sequence ATGGGCGGTCGGACGCTCAGCGACGAGGTCTACGAGGCCGTCAAGGCCATGATCATGGATCACGTGATCCCGCCCGGCGGCCGTGTCACCATCGACGCGGTCAGCCGTCAACTGGACGTCTCCCCCACTCCCGTACGCGAGGCGCTGGCCCGGCTGGAGTCGGACGGGCTGGTGGTCAAGCGGCCGATGGCCGGATACACCACCGCGCCGCTGCTGACCCCGGCCGAGTTCGAGCAGCTCTTCGAGGTCCGGACGCTGCTGGAGTGCGCCGCCGCGGCCCGGGCGGCCCGGTTCGGCGACCCGGCCGTCGAGTTCCCCCGGATGCCCGCGCCGACCACCGACCCCGGGTACGCCGGCCACGCCGCGTTCACCTCGGCCGACGCCGCCTTCCACGACGCCGTCGCGGTGGCTTCGGGCAACCCGGTGCTCCGGGAGTCGATCGTGCGGCTGCACGCCCATCTGCACGTCCACCGGGTGGCCTTTCCCGGGGTGGGCTCCACCGAACGGGAGCACGACGCCATCGTGGAGGCGATCCGGGCGCGCGATCCTGAGGCGGCCGAAGCGGCGATGCGTACGCACCTGGACGCCGCCCGGGAACGCCATCGCGAGGCGCGCTAG
- a CDS encoding DUF3153 domain-containing protein, with amino-acid sequence MRTPLAAARATLALLIAGLALAGCMKVDAALVVNSDDTVSGDVVLAVDRRLANVTGQSEDRLVATLGLDKEKLPATATIERYEDAGFVGVRVSYAKTPLAQFNGVSGRDAFTLVRSGNEYAFSGSVDLRTVNLLDPGIRAFADQFSFRIAVTFPGKVTEHNGVLSGKTVSWQPKAGEIRTLQARAKVDGPVPWVPLVAAGVGLAAVGTVLVVFLLSRRNRPRRIEEPTLVEYPHDML; translated from the coding sequence ATGCGCACCCCCCTCGCCGCGGCCCGTGCGACGCTGGCGCTGCTGATCGCCGGTCTGGCCCTCGCTGGTTGCATGAAGGTCGACGCCGCCCTGGTGGTGAACTCCGACGACACCGTCTCCGGCGACGTCGTGCTGGCGGTGGACCGCCGGCTCGCCAACGTCACCGGTCAGTCCGAGGATCGCCTGGTGGCCACCCTCGGGCTGGACAAGGAGAAGCTGCCCGCGACGGCCACCATCGAGCGATACGAGGACGCGGGCTTCGTCGGCGTACGGGTGTCGTATGCCAAGACGCCACTGGCCCAGTTCAACGGGGTCAGCGGCCGGGACGCCTTCACCCTGGTGCGCTCCGGCAACGAGTACGCCTTCTCCGGCTCGGTCGATCTGCGTACGGTCAACCTCCTCGATCCGGGGATCCGCGCCTTCGCCGATCAGTTCAGCTTCCGGATCGCCGTGACGTTCCCCGGCAAGGTCACCGAACACAACGGAGTGCTCTCCGGGAAGACGGTGTCGTGGCAGCCGAAGGCCGGCGAGATACGTACGCTCCAGGCCCGGGCGAAGGTGGACGGCCCGGTCCCGTGGGTCCCGCTCGTCGCCGCCGGCGTGGGGCTGGCCGCCGTCGGCACCGTGCTCGTCGTCTTCCTCCTGTCGCGCCGCAACCGGCCGCGCCGGATCGAGGAGCCGACGCTTGTCGAATACCCACATGACATGCTGTAG
- a CDS encoding PucR family transcriptional regulator gives MTKAPALAATLKRIERAAGSLATASVTRMDEVLPWFRGMPADQRAWVMLVAQSGVQSLVGWLRQDDHRAGTQEVSDEIFDAAPRALARSISLQQTVALIKVTIDVVEEQVPTLAAEGEEDLLRQAILRYSREVAFSAARVYARAAETRGAWDARLQALLVDALLRGDSSDVLASRAAALGWSDAPPVAVAVGRSPGGEAAAVLHAVHRLARRLGVEVFGGVHGDRLVVVLGGATDPLAAAEKLAAGFGEGPIVVGPAVPSLDEASTSARSALAGFRAAAAWPAAPRPVAAEALLPERALAGDAEARRVLRQDIYGSVLRSGGELLETLDAFLTHGGALEATARALFVHPNTVRYRMRRVAEITGYAPLNPRDAFTLRVALTLGRLEPSQPS, from the coding sequence ATGACCAAGGCACCGGCGCTGGCCGCGACGCTCAAGCGGATCGAGCGCGCGGCCGGGTCTCTGGCGACCGCCAGCGTGACCCGGATGGACGAGGTGCTGCCCTGGTTCCGGGGGATGCCAGCCGATCAGCGGGCCTGGGTCATGCTCGTCGCGCAGTCCGGCGTGCAGTCGCTGGTCGGCTGGCTGCGTCAGGACGATCATCGGGCGGGCACCCAGGAGGTCTCCGACGAGATCTTCGACGCCGCGCCCCGGGCGCTGGCCCGCAGCATCAGCCTCCAGCAGACGGTCGCGCTGATCAAGGTCACCATCGACGTCGTCGAGGAGCAGGTGCCGACGCTGGCCGCCGAGGGCGAAGAGGACCTGCTCCGGCAGGCGATCCTGCGCTATTCGCGGGAGGTCGCCTTCTCCGCGGCCCGGGTGTACGCCCGCGCGGCCGAGACTCGGGGCGCTTGGGACGCCCGCCTTCAGGCCCTCCTCGTCGACGCGCTGCTCCGCGGCGACTCCTCCGACGTCCTGGCCAGCCGCGCCGCCGCGCTGGGGTGGTCGGACGCCCCGCCGGTGGCGGTGGCCGTGGGCCGGTCCCCGGGTGGCGAGGCGGCCGCCGTCCTGCACGCCGTGCACCGGCTCGCGCGGCGGCTGGGCGTCGAGGTCTTCGGCGGCGTCCACGGCGACCGGCTCGTGGTCGTCCTGGGCGGCGCGACCGATCCGCTCGCGGCGGCGGAGAAGCTGGCCGCGGGCTTCGGCGAAGGCCCGATCGTGGTCGGCCCGGCGGTGCCGTCGCTGGACGAGGCGAGCACGAGCGCCCGGTCGGCATTGGCCGGCTTCCGGGCCGCCGCCGCGTGGCCCGCCGCACCGCGGCCGGTGGCCGCCGAGGCGCTGCTGCCCGAACGGGCGCTGGCCGGGGACGCCGAGGCACGGCGGGTGCTGCGGCAGGACATCTACGGCTCGGTGCTGCGTTCCGGCGGCGAGCTGCTGGAGACGCTCGACGCCTTCCTGACCCACGGCGGGGCGCTGGAGGCGACCGCCCGGGCGCTCTTCGTCCACCCGAACACGGTCCGCTATCGCATGCGCCGAGTGGCCGAGATCACCGGGTACGCCCCGCTCAATCCGAGAGATGCGTTCACCCTCCGAGTCGCCCTCACGTTGGGCCGGCTGGAGCCCAGCCAGCCGAGCTGA
- a CDS encoding beta-ketoacyl-ACP synthase III: MMGSKIASLGHYQPARVLTNDDLAQMVDTNDEWIQSRVGIKERRIADTETVADMGSAAAEKALAASGLATSDIDLVIVATCSSADRSPNVACRIAMKLGLGTPAAFDVNTACSGFSYALALADQAINAGAATHAIVVGVEKLSEITDWTDRSTAVIFGDGAGAAVVSKTADGEEPGISPVVWGSAPSEAIRIETWRPYIQQDGQTVFRWATTAIPPLAREVCEKAGYDPADIAAFVPHQANLRIIEPVARKVGVVNAIIARDIVESGNTSAASIPLALSKMVERGEVKSGSPVLLIGFGGGLTYAGQVVRCP; the protein is encoded by the coding sequence CTGATGGGGAGCAAGATAGCTTCGCTCGGCCACTACCAGCCCGCGCGGGTGCTGACCAACGACGACCTCGCTCAGATGGTCGACACCAACGACGAGTGGATCCAGTCCCGGGTCGGGATCAAGGAGCGGCGCATCGCCGACACCGAGACCGTCGCCGACATGGGGTCGGCCGCCGCCGAGAAGGCACTGGCCGCCAGCGGGCTGGCCACCTCCGACATCGACCTCGTCATCGTCGCCACCTGTTCATCGGCCGACCGCAGCCCCAACGTGGCCTGCCGGATCGCGATGAAGCTGGGCCTGGGCACCCCGGCGGCGTTCGACGTCAACACCGCGTGCTCAGGTTTCTCGTACGCCCTCGCGCTGGCCGACCAGGCGATCAACGCCGGTGCGGCGACCCACGCCATCGTCGTCGGCGTCGAGAAGCTCTCCGAGATCACCGACTGGACCGACCGCTCGACCGCCGTCATCTTCGGTGACGGCGCGGGTGCGGCAGTGGTCAGCAAGACCGCCGACGGCGAGGAGCCCGGCATCAGCCCGGTCGTCTGGGGCTCGGCGCCCAGCGAGGCGATCCGCATCGAGACCTGGCGGCCCTACATCCAGCAGGACGGCCAGACCGTCTTCCGGTGGGCCACGACGGCGATCCCGCCGCTGGCCCGCGAGGTGTGCGAGAAGGCCGGGTACGACCCCGCCGACATCGCCGCCTTCGTCCCCCACCAGGCGAACCTGCGCATCATCGAACCGGTGGCGCGCAAGGTCGGCGTGGTCAACGCGATCATCGCGCGCGACATCGTGGAGTCCGGCAACACGTCGGCGGCGAGCATCCCGCTCGCCCTGTCCAAGATGGTCGAGCGCGGCGAGGTGAAGTCCGGCAGCCCCGTGCTGCTGATCGGCTTCGGCGGTGGCCTGACCTACGCCGGTCAGGTCGTACGCTGCCCCTGA